Proteins from a genomic interval of Rhodococcoides fascians A25f:
- a CDS encoding metallophosphoesterase family protein, with protein MKLLLIADTHLPKRARDLPDEVWSAVDDADVVIHAGDWVDLASFEALSKRSRSLVACWGNNDGDELRALMPERADVSLGGVRFTVVHETGAATGRERRMASAYPETDVLVFGHSHIPWDTFADNGLRLLNPGSPTDRRRQPFCTYMTAVAENGELDAVELHRIAPR; from the coding sequence GTGAAGCTGCTGCTGATTGCCGACACTCATCTCCCGAAGCGTGCTCGCGACCTGCCCGACGAAGTGTGGTCGGCCGTTGACGACGCAGATGTCGTGATCCACGCCGGTGATTGGGTGGACCTCGCATCGTTCGAGGCACTGTCGAAGCGGTCGCGTTCTCTGGTCGCGTGCTGGGGGAACAACGACGGTGACGAGTTACGGGCTCTGATGCCCGAGCGCGCCGACGTCTCGCTCGGCGGAGTTCGGTTCACCGTGGTGCACGAGACCGGTGCCGCGACGGGCCGTGAACGACGCATGGCGTCGGCATACCCGGAGACGGACGTCCTCGTGTTCGGGCACAGTCACATACCGTGGGACACCTTCGCAGACAACGGTCTACGGCTGCTCAACCCCGGATCTCCTACGGATCGGCGTCGGCAACCTTTCTGCACCTACATGACGGCCGTTGCCGAGAACGGGGAGCTCGACGCAGTCGAACTGCACCGCATCGCACCTCGCTAG
- a CDS encoding error-prone DNA polymerase — translation MGWNDGPPTWSEMERVLSGRPKPAAEGDGGDSPAWSRKRDVYDRTVDKPVLSTTPYAELHAHSAFSFLDGASQPEEMVEEAVRLGLESIAITDHDGFYGVVRFAEAARALGIGTVFGAELSLDSDRSRAGATDPDGTHLLVLARGQEGYRRLSRRIAAAHLAGGVKGKPQYDIDELTEAAGGHWQILTGCRKGHVRQALSRGGPEAAEAALRTLVDRFGPDRVTVELTRHGIADDDERNDALAALARKYGLPMIATTAAHYASPRSRRLAMAMAAVRARSSLDEAAGWMAPTGGAHLRSGAEMAELFEHYPGAVRGAVELGRECSFDLTLIAPRLPPFEVPDGYTEISYLRRLTFEGAARRYGPQSANPAAYSQLEYELDIIERLEFPGYFLVVHDIVHFCKTHDILCQGRGSAANSAVCYAIGITNVDPVANKLLFERFLAPERDGPPDIDIDIESDRREEAIQHVYAKYGRTHAAQVANVITYRGKSSVRDMARALGFSQGQQDAWSKQITRWSGIGDQEGDGIPESVLQLARQIEGFPRHLGIHSGGMVICDRPIADVCPVEWATMENRSVLQWDKDDCAAVGLVKFDMLGLGMLSALHYMMDLIAEHKGIDIDLASIDLSEPEVYEMLQRADSVGVFQVESRAQMATLPRLKPRNFYDLVVEVALIRPGPIQGGSVHPYIKRRNGLEPVIFEHPSLKKALDRTLGVPLFQEQLMQMAIDVAGFSAADADQLRRAMGSKRSPEKMELLRGRFYDGMRDLHGITGEAADRIYEKLSAFANFGFPESHSQSFASLVFYSSWFKLHHPAAFCAGLLRAQPMGFYSPQSLVADARRHGVLVHGADVNASLGHANLEGDGLEIRMGLADVKFIGTALAQKIVDARNSHGPYTSFLDLTGRVELSVAQAESLATAGALGCFGITRREALWAAGAAAGERPGLLPGIGASTKAPALPGMTDLDLASADVWATGVSPNSYPTQFFRDRLESLGVVPANRLLQIPDGDRVLVGGAVTHRQRPATAGGVTFINLEDETGMVNVVCSVGLWAKYRKLAITAPALLIRGKVQNAEGAVTVVADHLQLMDLRVASRSRDFR, via the coding sequence ATGGGATGGAACGACGGACCACCCACGTGGTCGGAGATGGAGCGCGTCCTGTCCGGACGTCCCAAGCCTGCGGCCGAGGGCGACGGCGGCGACAGCCCGGCCTGGTCGCGAAAGAGGGACGTCTACGACCGGACCGTCGACAAGCCCGTGCTGTCCACGACGCCGTATGCAGAATTGCACGCGCACTCGGCGTTCAGCTTTCTCGACGGTGCCTCGCAGCCGGAGGAGATGGTCGAAGAAGCGGTACGCCTCGGCCTCGAATCCATTGCCATCACCGATCACGACGGTTTCTACGGAGTCGTTCGCTTCGCTGAGGCGGCCAGAGCTCTCGGCATCGGAACCGTGTTCGGTGCCGAACTATCGCTCGACAGCGACCGATCGAGGGCCGGAGCGACCGACCCCGACGGCACTCATCTGTTGGTGCTCGCCCGCGGTCAAGAGGGGTATCGACGGCTCTCGCGTCGGATCGCGGCCGCGCACCTGGCCGGTGGGGTCAAAGGTAAGCCGCAGTACGACATCGACGAGCTCACCGAAGCGGCGGGCGGGCACTGGCAGATTCTCACCGGTTGCCGGAAAGGTCATGTTCGGCAGGCACTCTCGCGCGGAGGTCCGGAGGCGGCCGAGGCCGCACTGCGCACTCTCGTCGACCGCTTCGGTCCCGATCGCGTCACCGTCGAACTCACCCGGCACGGAATTGCGGACGACGACGAGCGCAACGATGCGCTCGCGGCACTGGCTCGCAAGTACGGCCTTCCGATGATCGCGACCACGGCCGCGCACTACGCGAGTCCGCGCAGCAGGAGGTTGGCCATGGCAATGGCTGCGGTACGTGCGCGCAGCAGCTTGGACGAGGCCGCCGGTTGGATGGCACCGACGGGCGGCGCACATCTTCGGTCCGGGGCGGAGATGGCCGAATTGTTCGAGCACTATCCGGGCGCGGTACGCGGTGCCGTCGAGCTCGGTCGTGAGTGCTCGTTCGATCTGACGTTGATCGCGCCACGCCTGCCGCCGTTCGAGGTGCCCGACGGTTACACCGAGATCAGTTATCTGCGGCGACTCACGTTCGAGGGCGCGGCCCGACGCTATGGCCCGCAATCGGCGAATCCGGCGGCGTATTCGCAGCTCGAATACGAACTCGACATCATCGAGCGGCTCGAGTTCCCCGGCTACTTTCTGGTGGTCCACGACATCGTCCATTTCTGCAAGACACACGACATCCTCTGTCAGGGAAGAGGTTCGGCAGCGAACTCTGCTGTCTGCTACGCCATCGGTATCACCAACGTCGACCCGGTGGCCAACAAGCTGCTGTTCGAGCGGTTCCTGGCACCCGAACGCGACGGCCCACCCGATATCGATATCGACATCGAATCGGATCGCCGCGAAGAGGCGATCCAGCACGTCTACGCCAAGTACGGCCGTACCCATGCCGCTCAGGTGGCCAACGTCATCACCTACCGCGGCAAGTCCTCGGTACGAGACATGGCCCGTGCGCTCGGCTTCTCGCAGGGGCAACAGGACGCGTGGAGCAAGCAGATCACCCGCTGGTCCGGAATCGGTGATCAGGAAGGTGACGGTATTCCCGAGTCGGTTCTCCAACTTGCGCGGCAGATCGAGGGATTCCCGCGGCACCTCGGCATTCACTCCGGCGGCATGGTGATCTGCGATAGGCCGATCGCAGATGTCTGCCCGGTGGAGTGGGCGACGATGGAGAATCGCAGTGTGCTGCAGTGGGACAAAGACGATTGTGCCGCAGTGGGTTTGGTGAAGTTCGACATGCTCGGGCTGGGCATGCTCTCGGCTCTGCACTACATGATGGACCTGATCGCCGAGCACAAGGGCATCGACATCGACCTCGCCTCGATCGACCTGTCCGAGCCCGAGGTGTACGAGATGCTTCAACGAGCCGATTCGGTGGGGGTGTTCCAGGTCGAATCCCGCGCGCAGATGGCTACTCTGCCGAGGCTCAAGCCGCGTAACTTCTACGATCTGGTGGTCGAGGTCGCCCTGATCCGTCCCGGTCCGATCCAGGGTGGTTCGGTGCACCCGTACATCAAGCGTCGCAACGGACTCGAGCCGGTGATCTTCGAGCACCCGTCGCTCAAGAAGGCACTCGATCGAACTCTCGGAGTTCCGCTGTTCCAGGAACAGCTGATGCAGATGGCCATCGATGTCGCCGGTTTCAGTGCCGCCGACGCCGACCAATTGCGTCGCGCCATGGGATCGAAGCGATCACCGGAGAAGATGGAGCTGCTGCGCGGGCGGTTCTACGACGGGATGCGCGATCTGCACGGCATCACCGGTGAGGCTGCCGACCGCATCTACGAAAAGCTGTCGGCGTTCGCCAATTTCGGCTTCCCCGAGAGTCATTCGCAGAGCTTCGCCTCGTTGGTCTTCTATTCGTCGTGGTTCAAGTTGCATCATCCGGCTGCCTTCTGTGCAGGCTTGTTGCGCGCCCAGCCGATGGGTTTCTACTCGCCTCAATCTTTGGTCGCCGATGCCAGGCGGCACGGCGTGCTGGTGCACGGTGCCGACGTGAACGCCAGTCTCGGTCATGCGAATCTCGAGGGAGACGGCCTCGAGATTCGCATGGGGTTGGCCGATGTGAAGTTCATCGGTACCGCACTGGCACAGAAGATCGTCGATGCCCGGAACTCACACGGGCCGTACACCTCGTTCCTGGATCTGACCGGTCGCGTCGAACTGTCGGTTGCGCAAGCGGAATCGCTGGCCACGGCCGGCGCACTGGGGTGTTTCGGCATCACACGTCGAGAGGCGTTGTGGGCTGCCGGCGCGGCGGCGGGGGAGCGTCCTGGTCTGCTCCCTGGTATCGGCGCGTCGACGAAAGCGCCTGCGCTGCCGGGAATGACAGATCTCGATCTGGCGTCGGCCGATGTCTGGGCAACCGGGGTCTCGCCGAATTCCTATCCCACCCAGTTCTTTCGAGATCGGCTCGAATCTCTCGGGGTGGTTCCTGCGAATCGGTTGCTGCAGATCCCCGATGGAGACCGAGTCCTCGTCGGCGGTGCGGTGACGCATCGCCAGCGGCCTGCCACTGCCGGAGGCGTCACGTTCATCAACCTCGAGGACGAAACCGGCATGGTCAACGTGGTGTGCTCGGTCGGATTGTGGGCCAAGTACCGCAAGTTGGCAATCACGGCTCCGGCGTTGCTGATTCGAGGCAAAGTGCAGAACGCAGAGGGTGCGGTGACCGTGGTGGCAGACCATTTGCAACTGATGGATCTGCGAGTCGCATCCAGGTCGAGGGACTTTCGTTGA
- a CDS encoding MMPL family transporter, producing the protein MTRWASFVVSHKRWVLAVVVAVVAVGGVLGLSVFSKLSEGGYADAGSESSEVARLVQGIGQPTPDIVAIYTAPDGETIDDIGPRVQATLDEFTGRYTLGNVNSYWTADPVSKEFLVSKDRTKALVTVSLGANSGVTFNTFGELPPQLEVPGVESQFAGASVVGVSLSETLESDLVRSELIAVPITLLLLIFIFGGVIAAAVPVFVGILSVLSSLAILRVLTEFTEVSSFSINVASLLGLGLAIDYGLFIVSRFREELRGGSTSVDATVRTVATAGKTVVFSGLLLVCAFAGMLVFPQAVIRSLGFGAMAAVASAAALSLTVVPALLAILGTRINSWTWSRTASDRSDARAHKFWGGVVTRVMKHPGIVAAVIVAGLLIIATPILKVSLGEVDYTALPKDNPARMAFETLGADFESTGDGATVVLRGLDGVKPQGAPIAALTSAVESTPGIARAEFIGSKDDFVTLEAAYSEPTGGLTEAESQSDSVSALRSITPPDGTEILVGGSRANIDDGNAAIAKWLPVMISIMVVSTLVLLFLAFGSIVLPIKAVLMAGLSLGATFGALTWVFQEGHGAGLIGVTPGPLESTFVVLILAVIFGLSTDYEVFLMSRMVEARAAGASTEEAVVFGAQRTGRIVTAAALILIVVTGAFTISGLSIMKFLGFGVILALIIDATIIRMLLVPSLVKLMGEANWWAPAWMKKVHDKAGIGH; encoded by the coding sequence GTGACCCGTTGGGCCTCGTTCGTCGTATCGCACAAACGATGGGTGCTGGCAGTCGTCGTTGCCGTCGTCGCCGTCGGCGGGGTGTTGGGACTGAGCGTCTTCTCGAAGCTGAGCGAGGGTGGCTACGCCGACGCCGGCAGTGAGTCGTCGGAGGTGGCACGGTTGGTGCAGGGCATCGGCCAGCCGACACCGGACATCGTGGCGATCTACACCGCACCCGACGGCGAGACGATCGACGACATCGGGCCCCGAGTGCAAGCGACGCTCGACGAGTTCACCGGTCGATACACCCTCGGCAACGTGAATTCGTACTGGACCGCGGACCCGGTCAGCAAAGAATTCCTGGTCTCGAAGGACCGAACGAAGGCGCTGGTGACGGTATCCCTCGGGGCCAACTCGGGCGTCACGTTCAACACCTTCGGCGAGCTTCCGCCCCAGCTCGAAGTACCCGGCGTCGAATCGCAGTTCGCCGGCGCGTCGGTGGTCGGAGTTTCGCTCAGTGAGACCCTCGAAAGCGACCTCGTCCGCTCGGAGCTCATCGCTGTTCCCATCACACTGCTGCTGCTGATCTTCATCTTCGGTGGCGTGATCGCCGCGGCGGTTCCGGTGTTCGTCGGCATCCTGAGCGTGCTCAGCTCCTTGGCGATCCTGCGCGTCCTCACCGAGTTCACCGAAGTCAGTTCGTTCTCGATCAACGTCGCGTCTCTGTTGGGGCTCGGCCTGGCCATCGACTACGGATTGTTCATCGTCAGCAGGTTCCGCGAGGAATTGCGGGGCGGGTCGACGTCGGTCGACGCGACCGTCCGCACCGTCGCCACTGCCGGCAAGACCGTCGTCTTCTCGGGACTGCTGTTGGTCTGCGCGTTCGCCGGCATGCTCGTCTTCCCCCAGGCAGTGATCCGGTCCCTCGGATTCGGTGCCATGGCCGCGGTGGCGAGCGCCGCTGCCCTGTCACTGACCGTCGTTCCGGCACTGCTCGCAATTCTCGGCACCCGAATCAATTCCTGGACCTGGTCACGCACCGCGTCCGATCGCAGCGATGCACGCGCACACAAGTTCTGGGGTGGTGTGGTCACCCGTGTGATGAAGCATCCAGGGATCGTCGCAGCTGTCATCGTCGCGGGGTTGCTGATCATCGCCACCCCGATCCTCAAGGTCTCACTCGGCGAGGTCGACTACACGGCGTTGCCGAAAGACAACCCTGCGCGCATGGCGTTCGAGACACTCGGTGCCGACTTCGAGTCGACCGGTGACGGTGCCACCGTCGTTCTTCGTGGCCTGGACGGCGTCAAGCCTCAGGGCGCACCCATTGCAGCTCTGACCTCGGCTGTGGAATCCACGCCCGGTATCGCCCGCGCCGAATTCATCGGCTCCAAAGACGATTTCGTGACCCTCGAGGCGGCCTACAGCGAACCGACCGGTGGACTGACCGAGGCCGAATCCCAATCCGACTCAGTGTCTGCATTGCGCTCGATCACCCCTCCGGACGGAACCGAGATCCTCGTCGGCGGCAGTCGCGCGAACATCGACGACGGAAATGCGGCCATTGCGAAGTGGCTACCGGTGATGATCTCGATCATGGTGGTCTCGACGCTGGTACTGCTGTTCCTGGCGTTCGGCTCGATCGTGTTGCCGATCAAGGCCGTACTGATGGCAGGGCTGAGCTTGGGCGCGACATTCGGTGCCCTGACGTGGGTGTTCCAGGAGGGCCACGGGGCAGGACTGATCGGCGTCACTCCAGGACCACTCGAATCGACGTTCGTGGTCCTCATCCTCGCGGTCATCTTCGGCTTGTCGACCGACTACGAAGTGTTCCTGATGTCTCGCATGGTCGAAGCTCGCGCGGCGGGAGCGAGCACCGAAGAAGCCGTTGTCTTCGGTGCTCAGCGCACCGGACGTATCGTCACCGCGGCAGCGCTGATTCTGATCGTCGTCACCGGAGCGTTCACCATCTCGGGTCTGTCGATCATGAAGTTTCTCGGCTTCGGCGTCATTCTCGCCCTGATCATCGACGCCACCATCATCCGCATGCTGCTGGTTCCGTCCTTGGTCAAGCTCATGGGTGAGGCCAATTGGTGGGCTCCGGCATGGATGAAGAAAGTGCACGACAAGGCCGGTATAGGCCACTAG
- a CDS encoding SDR family oxidoreductase, whose protein sequence is MANYIVTGGTGFLGKNVLPRLLERDANAVIHVLVRPNSVARLERHAQQLDGGDRIRPLIGDLTEPELGLSDVPSDIDHILHLGAVYDLTAGDEQAPTNVAGTASVIGLAEKTGARLHHISSIAVAGDYRGTFSENDFDLGQRFPTAYHRTKFESEKLVRDSTVDWRVYRPAAIIGNSETGAIDKIDGPYYFFPFFAQLAKLPSVLPITVPKMGNTNLVPVDYVADAIVELVHRDTAPRSVFHLVNPSPQSMAEVYSAFSSAAGSRARVLDVPGALVAPVVSPKSGAVRKQRNAALRDLGVPPVMLDHLTLPTVFESAATQKALQGSSITPPPLRTYADRVWTYWQKNFDPKRNRRDDPRGALFGRHIIITGGSSGIGRASAEAAARKGAVVILLARGQDQLDEVVEHIRESGGTAYGYPCDVTDSESVDHTVKTVLSEHGHVDMLVNSAGRSIRRSLYRSTDRLHDYERTMAVNYFGAIRLVLALLPHLRERQFGHVVNISSAAVLGHPPRFSAYVASKAALDGFTDVAAAETLSDGITYTTIHMPLVDTPMITPTGDKNVGTVFSPEKAAAMVIRALSDKPKRIDTPLGTLGQFGAMFAPKGKDRTMHQHYRTFAESAAAKGEMPVPLEDGKVPYRVRPYDPKTPKARIGKVIRRVGRLVPGTSW, encoded by the coding sequence ATGGCGAACTACATCGTGACCGGCGGTACCGGGTTTCTCGGTAAGAACGTCCTACCCCGACTGCTGGAGCGTGACGCGAACGCCGTGATCCACGTGCTGGTGCGTCCGAACTCGGTGGCTCGCCTCGAGCGACATGCACAGCAACTCGACGGCGGCGATCGGATTCGTCCGTTGATCGGTGATCTGACCGAACCCGAGCTCGGACTCTCCGACGTGCCGTCCGACATCGACCACATCCTCCATCTCGGTGCCGTCTACGATCTGACCGCAGGCGACGAGCAGGCACCGACCAATGTCGCCGGAACCGCCTCGGTCATCGGCCTGGCCGAGAAGACCGGCGCTCGACTGCATCACATCTCGTCGATCGCCGTTGCCGGAGACTACCGAGGAACGTTCTCCGAGAACGATTTCGACCTCGGCCAGAGATTCCCGACGGCCTATCATCGCACCAAGTTCGAGTCCGAGAAATTGGTCCGCGACAGCACCGTGGACTGGCGGGTCTACCGGCCTGCCGCAATCATCGGGAACTCGGAGACCGGAGCCATCGACAAGATCGACGGCCCGTACTACTTCTTTCCGTTCTTCGCGCAACTGGCCAAGCTGCCCTCCGTGCTACCGATCACGGTGCCGAAGATGGGCAATACCAACCTGGTTCCGGTCGACTACGTCGCCGACGCCATCGTCGAACTCGTGCACCGAGACACCGCTCCCCGCAGTGTTTTTCACTTGGTGAACCCGAGTCCACAGTCCATGGCGGAGGTGTACTCGGCATTCTCGTCGGCGGCCGGATCCCGAGCACGAGTGCTCGACGTTCCCGGAGCACTGGTTGCCCCGGTTGTGTCCCCCAAATCCGGAGCGGTACGAAAGCAGCGCAACGCCGCCCTCCGCGATCTCGGCGTCCCACCGGTCATGCTCGATCACCTGACACTGCCCACGGTGTTCGAGTCGGCAGCGACGCAGAAAGCGTTGCAGGGCAGCTCGATCACGCCACCGCCACTGCGCACGTACGCAGATCGCGTGTGGACGTACTGGCAGAAGAACTTCGATCCCAAGCGCAACCGCCGGGACGACCCGCGGGGAGCACTGTTCGGTCGTCACATCATCATCACCGGCGGGTCCTCCGGCATCGGCCGAGCCAGTGCCGAGGCGGCGGCTCGCAAGGGCGCAGTGGTCATTCTTCTGGCACGCGGACAAGATCAACTCGACGAGGTGGTCGAGCACATTCGCGAATCGGGCGGTACCGCCTACGGTTACCCGTGCGACGTGACCGACAGCGAATCGGTGGACCACACCGTCAAGACCGTTCTGAGCGAACACGGTCACGTCGACATGCTGGTGAACAGCGCCGGTCGATCCATCCGCCGGTCGCTCTATCGATCCACCGATCGGTTGCACGATTACGAGCGCACCATGGCCGTCAACTATTTCGGCGCGATTCGATTGGTGCTGGCGCTGCTACCGCACCTGCGCGAACGTCAGTTCGGACACGTCGTCAACATCTCCAGTGCCGCGGTCCTGGGACACCCTCCGCGCTTCTCGGCTTACGTGGCCAGCAAGGCCGCACTCGACGGTTTCACCGATGTTGCTGCTGCAGAGACACTCTCGGACGGAATCACCTATACCACCATCCACATGCCCCTGGTGGACACCCCGATGATCACCCCGACAGGCGACAAGAACGTCGGCACCGTGTTCTCACCAGAAAAGGCCGCCGCGATGGTGATCCGCGCATTGAGCGACAAGCCCAAACGCATCGACACACCGTTGGGAACACTCGGACAGTTCGGAGCCATGTTTGCCCCCAAGGGCAAAGACCGCACGATGCATCAACACTACCGTACGTTCGCCGAATCCGCTGCCGCCAAGGGCGAGATGCCGGTACCCCTCGAGGACGGGAAGGTGCCCTACCGAGTCCGCCCGTACGATCCGAAGACTCCGAAAGCACGCATCGGCAAAGTGATCCGGCGTGTCGGGAGATTGGTTCCCGGCACCAGTTGGTGA
- a CDS encoding class I SAM-dependent methyltransferase, producing MPIDFEDPANSDTYSGREADPSWGAAITDFVDPVGVHVIDLGCGGGTYARAWRTLGARVTAVDSSEPILESARRSSPADIAFECAPAERTGLPDGLADIVFARALVHHLPDASALATEMFRLLRPGGIAIVQDRTSEDATLAGSPTNPRGYLFDVFPRLTEVEGRRRHDVDDVVAAFAGAGFTDVATQPLWETRRRYENSEQYLTEIAGRTGRSILHELSDVELAELVEYLRGRLAPGELIERDRWTLWTAVAP from the coding sequence ATGCCCATCGACTTCGAAGATCCAGCCAACAGCGACACCTATTCCGGCCGCGAGGCCGACCCTTCCTGGGGTGCCGCGATCACCGATTTCGTCGATCCGGTCGGCGTGCACGTCATCGATCTCGGATGTGGCGGGGGTACCTATGCGCGTGCATGGCGCACGCTGGGAGCGCGTGTCACAGCTGTCGATTCGAGTGAACCGATCCTGGAGTCCGCCCGCCGATCGTCGCCCGCGGACATTGCGTTCGAGTGTGCACCCGCCGAGCGCACCGGCCTACCCGACGGCCTGGCAGATATCGTGTTCGCTCGCGCGCTCGTCCACCATCTGCCCGACGCATCCGCCCTGGCAACAGAGATGTTCCGGCTGCTGCGGCCGGGTGGTATCGCGATCGTCCAGGATCGGACGAGCGAGGACGCGACACTGGCAGGATCGCCGACGAACCCGCGCGGATATCTCTTCGACGTGTTTCCCCGGTTGACGGAGGTCGAGGGCCGCCGCCGACACGACGTCGACGACGTAGTGGCCGCATTCGCTGGGGCAGGATTCACCGATGTTGCCACGCAACCACTGTGGGAAACCCGTCGACGCTACGAGAATAGCGAGCAGTACCTGACAGAAATCGCCGGCAGAACCGGGCGCTCCATCCTGCACGAACTCTCCGACGTCGAACTCGCGGAGCTGGTCGAGTATCTACGCGGTCGCCTGGCCCCCGGTGAGTTGATCGAACGCGATCGCTGGACTCTCTGGACCGCCGTGGCCCCATGA
- a CDS encoding ArsR/SmtB family transcription factor, producing the protein MLALHLRAADLADTSLTVSPLFETVLSLRAWTSPNRHRLHEPWRRRVRTAWQQCDTELLTALVSPEGRIPDFLAPRPPTESPAFDDEIAAVGATPAAEMRRDIVAAFSTDIPAVLIGPARAVRTRSVQALSQYWATCLEPDWSRIRAVLDGDVDYRAQQLSHFGARKMFEHLDSRVRWDDGVLWVDRLEDQVWVDVDGRGLPLIPSVFVHGAITQISPTRAPSLVYPARGRGAVWNMARTAANRALTNLLGTHRATILTLLDAPTTTGEIAAALGVSPSAASQHLRVLREAAVVRRVRQGRSVLYVRTPLGEELVERQG; encoded by the coding sequence ATGCTCGCACTTCATCTCCGAGCCGCCGACCTGGCGGATACCTCGTTGACCGTCTCGCCGCTGTTCGAGACGGTCTTGAGTCTGCGTGCCTGGACCTCGCCGAATCGGCACCGTCTGCACGAGCCGTGGCGTCGACGCGTCCGGACGGCATGGCAGCAGTGCGACACCGAGTTGCTGACGGCGTTGGTCTCTCCCGAGGGCAGGATCCCGGACTTTCTCGCTCCCCGTCCGCCCACCGAATCCCCGGCCTTCGACGACGAGATCGCCGCTGTCGGAGCGACACCGGCAGCGGAGATGCGACGCGACATCGTTGCCGCCTTCTCCACTGACATTCCTGCGGTCCTCATCGGTCCGGCCCGAGCGGTGCGCACCCGTTCAGTCCAGGCGCTCTCGCAGTATTGGGCCACGTGCCTCGAACCCGACTGGTCCCGGATCCGAGCGGTACTGGACGGAGATGTGGACTACCGAGCACAACAGCTCTCGCACTTCGGGGCACGAAAGATGTTCGAGCACCTCGATTCCCGAGTTCGATGGGATGACGGTGTGCTGTGGGTCGATCGGCTCGAGGACCAGGTGTGGGTCGACGTCGACGGACGTGGACTTCCGCTGATTCCGTCGGTGTTCGTGCACGGCGCGATCACTCAGATCAGCCCGACGCGGGCTCCGTCGCTGGTGTATCCGGCCCGCGGGCGCGGCGCAGTGTGGAACATGGCACGGACAGCTGCGAACCGAGCGCTGACCAATCTCCTCGGCACCCACCGTGCCACGATTCTCACGCTGCTCGACGCGCCCACCACCACCGGGGAAATCGCTGCTGCACTTGGTGTCTCACCCAGCGCGGCGAGCCAGCATCTTCGTGTTCTGCGCGAAGCGGCAGTGGTGCGACGCGTCAGACAGGGACGATCGGTGCTGTACGTACGCACTCCCCTCGGGGAGGAGCTGGTCGAACGACAGGGGTAG
- a CDS encoding alpha/beta fold hydrolase translates to MQMMSETVDLGGVDIAYRSFVPQEHPSAAPVPVMLVHGMGGDSGTWDRFARALTARGRRVITVDLRGHGKSAHTLTYEFDSFGGDLLALIDHLGLTEVDLVGHSLGGYAVSLVAQRRPSLVRRLVLEELPIPIRPGDAPPSLTGKMPSVTELWHAATSVVLHPRAVLAFDRSMTATALEQFRRPNPQWWESLADITAPTLVLRGGPGGMVDPVRLDAMIAEISTCRVEAFRTGHSIHRDGYSAFEATVLPFLTD, encoded by the coding sequence ATGCAGATGATGTCGGAGACGGTCGACCTCGGTGGCGTCGATATCGCGTATCGCTCGTTCGTCCCGCAGGAACACCCCAGCGCGGCACCGGTGCCGGTCATGCTGGTGCACGGGATGGGCGGGGACAGCGGAACCTGGGATCGCTTCGCCCGAGCACTGACAGCTCGAGGTCGCCGGGTGATCACCGTCGATCTGCGCGGGCACGGTAAGAGCGCCCACACACTCACGTACGAGTTCGACTCGTTCGGTGGCGATCTCCTTGCTCTGATCGATCACCTCGGGCTCACCGAAGTCGATCTCGTCGGGCATTCCCTCGGCGGATATGCGGTCTCGCTCGTCGCGCAGCGTCGCCCGTCGCTCGTCCGCCGTCTGGTACTCGAGGAACTTCCGATACCGATTCGGCCGGGGGATGCCCCGCCGAGCCTGACCGGCAAGATGCCGTCGGTCACCGAGCTCTGGCACGCCGCAACCAGCGTTGTCCTGCATCCCCGTGCGGTACTCGCGTTCGATCGGTCGATGACTGCCACTGCTCTCGAGCAGTTCCGTCGGCCGAATCCGCAGTGGTGGGAGTCGTTGGCCGACATCACTGCTCCGACGTTGGTGCTTCGCGGAGGTCCCGGCGGCATGGTCGATCCGGTTCGGCTCGACGCGATGATCGCCGAGATCTCGACCTGCCGCGTCGAAGCGTTTCGCACCGGACACAGCATCCATCGCGACGGTTACTCGGCGTTCGAGGCCACCGTTCTTCCGTTTCTCACGGACTAG